The Natronoarchaeum mannanilyticum nucleotide sequence GGTGGTCAGCTCGCCGGGCGCCGCGGCCGACTCGGCGCCGGCGTAGCAGTGCGCGCAGTGGAGGTTGCACTGCTTGGTGACGTTCCAAACCACGACCGGTCGACGCTGCTTCTCGTCGGTGATCTGGGGCTTTTTCGACTCGTCGGCGGCGTCGTAGCGCAGTCCGTCGCCCTCGGCGTCGAGGTCGCAGAGCAGTTTGCTGATCGAGATCATGATCTCACTCGTCCCACTCGTGCTGGCGGCGCTCGGTTCCGGACTCGGGCGTGACGTCTTCTCCCGGTTCGCCCAGCGAGTGCGTCGAGAAGCGGTGGATCTCCGAGGACTCGCAGACCCACACGTCGTCGGCGAACCAGCCGAACAGCCGGCTGGCGTGCTCGTGGGCCTTCTCCGGCGTCGGCGCGCTGACGCTGCCGACGTGGCGCATGACTCCTCCGGCATCCTCGCGAACGAACACGTCCCACTCGGGCAGCGGGTCGCCTCGCGGTTCCTCGCCCACGCGAGCGCGCGTCGACTTCTCCAACTGCGTCGATCCGTCGTCCATGTGGGGTCGAACGAACCCTCCTTAAATATCGGTCGCGCTCGGTTTCAGAATCTGGGAACGGAAGGGGCCTACATTAGACGGGATCGCCAACGTCGCGAGTAGCGACGGCATCGCGGCGCGATCACCACGAACAGGAGGACATCACCGTGCACGTAGACACCGACCGCCGACCGCTCGTACTGATCTGGGAACTCACGCAGGCCTGCGAGCTGGCCTGCGACCACTGCCGGGCCGACGCCGTGCCGGACCGGCATCCCGACGAACTGACGACCGAGGAGGGGAAGCGCCTGCTCGACCAGACAGCCGAGTTCGCCGACAATCAGCTGATCGTGCTCTC carries:
- a CDS encoding Htur_1727 family rSAM-partnered candidate RiPP, translated to MDDGSTQLEKSTRARVGEEPRGDPLPEWDVFVREDAGGVMRHVGSVSAPTPEKAHEHASRLFGWFADDVWVCESSEIHRFSTHSLGEPGEDVTPESGTERRQHEWDE